The nucleotide sequence AATCTATCTTTGATATTTGCTACTACACTCATTTTTCCATCATCATTAGGATTTGAGCGATAAAGATAGTACCCAGCGATACTTTCATCATTTACTGGATTCCACTCAAAAGCTATTTGAGTCATATCACTGATTGTTTTTAGGCTATTTATGGTTGGGAGATTTGGATTTACCTGAGATACTTTATAGGCACATCCACTCATTAAAGCCATAAAAAGCAGAGCTAACAAACTCGGGATCAATTTTTTCATTTAAAATCTCCTTGTCAATTTTTTTACTTAAAATATCATAAAAATCAGTCGGTAAAGGTGCTACAAACTGCATCTTTTCACCGCTTTTTGGGTGTATCAAATTTAGTATATAAGCATGCAGCATAACTCTTTTTATTTTACAGTTTTTGCTCTTAAAACCATATAAATTATCACCTAAAATGTGACGATTTATGCTAGCTAAATGCACTCTTATCTGATGAGTTCTGCCTGTGAATAACTTAGCTGCTATTAAATTTAAATCATCTTCACAAATAATATTCGTAAAAGCAGATTTCGCAGCTCTGCCATTTGCCACAACGCTGTTTTTCAATCTATTTTGCGGATTTCTGCCTATTGGTCTATCGATAATTACTTTATCTTTGAGATTCAAATCTATCAAGGCTAAATATACTCTACCCATACTCTTATCGCTTAATTGGGCGGTTAAAGCAGAGTGAGAAGCGTTATTTTTAGCTACTACGATAACTCCGCTAGTTCCCTTATCTAGCCTATGAACGATACCAGCTCTTATGTCTCCATTAAGAGTAGAAAGCATATAGCCATTTTGCTTTAGCCACTCTACTAATGTTGCTTCTTTAACGCTAGGTGCTGGATGAACTGTGAGATTTGAAGGTTTATTTAACACTAAAATATCATCATCTTCATACAAAATTTCCACATCAAAATCAGCTTTAAACTCACAGTTATCGAATTTAGCCTTAGGTAAATTAAAACTGATTTTATCGTTTAAAAGGACTTTAAATGATGGTTTTAGCATTAAATTATCATTCACATATACATTTCCTGATTTTATAAGCTCACTAATTTGATTTCTTGAAATGCTCAGATATGAAGCGAGAATTTGATCTAGCCTAGCACTGTTGCTAGATATAAATTCATTCAATCTTAATCCTTTTTTGAGTATAATTTTACCAAAAATTTCTTAGGTTTAAATTTGATACGATTAGACAAGCGTATTTTGACGCATTTTGATTTTGTTCAGCCTATCTTAGTGCTTCCTATTATTATTTTATCTTATACTCTAATCTCTGAAGCAAATGATATGTTATCTAGCAAACAAATAGTATATTTTGGTATAGGTTTTTTAGCTTTTACATTCTTTTTTTTGACGCCTATTAGAAAGATAGAGTGGCTTATACCTACTGTATATTGGATAAATATTATTTTGCTTTTTAGCGTTGATATTTTTGGCGTAAGCAAACTTGGTGCGCAAAGATGGCTAGAAATTCCATTTGTACATTTTACTCTTCAGCCTAGTGAGATTATGAAGCCGTCTTTTATTCTTATGTTAGCATATCTTATAAAAAGAGATCCGCCTGGTATAAACGGATACAATCTAAAACAGTTTTTAAAAATCAGCATTTATATATTGCTACCGTTTGGACTCATACTAAAAGAGCCTGATCTTGGTACAGCAATGATGCTGATCATCACAGGATATGGTATTTTATTTATAATAGGAGTAAATAAAAAAATTTGGCTAACACTTGCTATTTGTATCGGTGTAGCAGCTCCAGTAATTTATGAAAGTTTGCACGACTATCAAAAAAAGCGAATAGTAGATTTTTTGAGTAAAGAGCCGAGTTATCAAGTAAGGCAATCCATTATAGCCATAGGAAACGGCGGAATCACGGGAAAATCTGCAGAAGAAGCTACTCAAACTAGATTTAAATTTCTACCTATAGCAACAAGCGATTTTATATTTGCTTATACCATA is from Campylobacter fetus subsp. testudinum 03-427 and encodes:
- the rluD gene encoding 23S rRNA pseudouridine synthase (Pfam matches to PF00849.18 PseudoU_synth_2, and to PF01479.21 S4), with translation MNEFISSNSARLDQILASYLSISRNQISELIKSGNVYVNDNLMLKPSFKVLLNDKISFNLPKAKFDNCEFKADFDVEILYEDDDILVLNKPSNLTVHPAPSVKEATLVEWLKQNGYMLSTLNGDIRAGIVHRLDKGTSGVIVVAKNNASHSALTAQLSDKSMGRVYLALIDLNLKDKVIIDRPIGRNPQNRLKNSVVANGRAAKSAFTNIICEDDLNLIAAKLFTGRTHQIRVHLASINRHILGDNLYGFKSKNCKIKRVMLHAYILNLIHPKSGEKMQFVAPLPTDFYDILSKKIDKEILNEKIDPEFVSSAFYGFNEWMCL
- the rodA gene encoding rod shape-determining protein (Pfam match to PF01098.15 FTSW_RODA_SPOVE) translates to MIRLDKRILTHFDFVQPILVLPIIILSYTLISEANDMLSSKQIVYFGIGFLAFTFFFLTPIRKIEWLIPTVYWINIILLFSVDIFGVSKLGAQRWLEIPFVHFTLQPSEIMKPSFILMLAYLIKRDPPGINGYNLKQFLKISIYILLPFGLILKEPDLGTAMMLIITGYGILFIIGVNKKIWLTLAICIGVAAPVIYESLHDYQKKRIVDFLSKEPSYQVRQSIIAIGNGGITGKSAEEATQTRFKFLPIATSDFIFAYTIERHGFIGGMVLILLYGFLIAHLLSLNYKLKGNYFIKAITSGISILIFIYVSVNIFMTIGFAPVVGIPLPFYSYGGSSFVTFMCLFGILQNLLTFRFDPTYRFIKIKF